The genomic DNA ggtcagccgattcgggcggggggggggggcacgtgccctccCATGCCCCTCCCGTAGTTACGTCACTGGCGGTCGTGTCTGTTACAATCAATATCTGCATGTTTATGAGATTTGAGGAGCATGTAATGATCCTGCCAAAAAAGGACGCTACAAACGTTTAGTACTTATTAAATGCTACACTCTCTACTGTACAGAAGCTGTGTTTGATTCTGACTCATAATATAACTTGAAACAGTGTCTCTTTCACTTTGTGttttaatgtttgattttaGATCTACCGGGTCAGAAAGGTACATCAAATAATCGAAGAACTCCTTACATGACAATAGCTATTGGTGTTATTGTCTCAGTCGGTTTCATCATACTAATCTCACCTGGTCTTATGTACTGTACCAGAAGAAAGAAAGGTTTGTTTTAGATTAACTGGTGTCCCCTTGACAAGATAtaatggagcgttgtggcccagtggataagtcttctgactttgaaacagagggtcgtggtttcgaatcccagccatggcgtaatttccttcagcaacaaatttattcacattgtgctgcactcgacccaggtatGGTGAATGGGTGCCTGGCAGGATAGTTCCTTGattgcatgagcgctgaaaggctgCTCGAgataaagccggggtaataataataacaacgcgcctcggaatagaatatttctagatagatggtgctatataaatgcctattattattattattactactaaaGATTGAAGTAAAATGCACTTATGAATTTCCGAAGTTTCACTGATTTTCACCAATCTAGAATAATGATCTAAAACCTTCCAGTTATTTGCCGGCAAAATCTCTGTGCAATTTCCAAAAGATTTGAAATTGTTTGtgagtatgtgtgtgtgtgttttcatTGAATGTAGGGTATGTTTTCGAAATATACCTACATCACAAGAGTGTATTATATCAATAGGAGGTGTGTgcttttttataatcattaggttttatttccacaaatccATGACGTATCAGAACTTTGATGTAATTACATAACTAAGAATAACAACTTTTTTGTAGATACATAATATAGATAACAAGCATCCTAAACTAATAAGAGACTTGAAAGAGGTATTTTGGTTATAAATTGAGAGGGTGTGATTTTCTCAAAATGATGAGATTGCGTGCGCGAATATATATTGATTGTGCGTGCTCTCTGAATACATAGCTTTATTGGTCTTTCCTGTTCTCCCTTTTCACCCTTGTTCTAAAAATggtaattgatttttaaaaataatttaggATCCCATTTTCTAATATATTACCATATCTTTTCAGTTTTACTATGTGCTATTTAGTTTGTTCTACAACTTCAAACAAAAACTTGTTTAGATATCTTTAATGTTCCCCTTTCATGTTCTCAGAAAGGTATGGAGATTAAAAGAcatgatatcaaaattatttgaagcTGTGTGGTAATTTTAGCTTACAAACTGATCGTCAACGATATAAAAAAGCATCAGATAATATGCAGTCCACATTCAAGATTCATGTGCATTGTGAATATAATATCTAAAACCTTTccaataaagcaatattgactggcctcggggcgatacgacatatatcgcccaaactagatttatatcgccCGAGTCGTAGACAagggtgatatcaatttagtgaggGCGATCCTTTTgcccccaggccagtcaatGTTGCTGTTGTTAACCAACATGACCAACATgaccaaatcagacatctagagcaaaaatcgttaaaatttagatattttaaaaattttagaatgagaatctagtttctcatgttgagcagactgggcctctgaactttaccattgtgacgtaattgaaatGACTCGTCCCTGGCCTAGGGATGCAGTATCGATATCCAGCGTTGTCTCAACTTGATTACCATATAACTGCGCGGTTCAAGAACGCGTACAGAAACGCATAGAATACCCGGATGTTAGCGCTGCCTTTTATTGCCCGCCACATGTCCActcattttctcattgactttcttGAGCGGGCAGTACATTGGGCCCGTGGATaaacaatttgaattttattgacCGGCCATTCGATCCCAGTCTTAAGCAGGCAACAATGTTTCAAAtttgccctgctcagatgtctgatacggttaataattatttatgttgCTCACTTATTACACTTAGGATTTAATGTCTtgcatgttttattcatttcaataccCCAACCGAAATGCCACTCACCATCAAGATAATAAGGTATGTTCATAattatattccttttttttcataatgctgaataatatcattattattcaatattttcgagataagaaaaataaaatcatcaagaatgaatcatttaattaaaaacaaatctgaCTTAATCAGACAtatataatgatttttaaatgagAATTTAATCTGCAATATAAAAAGGACTCGAGAGTTTCCAAACTGTTTAACCATCCTCATTATAATTATGTCCAACGGTTCCGTTCTTAATACATTGGATATTAGGTCAATTGGTGATATTCATTTAATCATTAGCACAGAAATGTtctatcccgggggggggggggcacttccattcacgagtggataccatgcgcgaccatggggtctcgaaaagcaccctaaacacgtaatttccgtattttgaaaatgcaccccttatgCTAGGTTCCCACTGCCGATCAAACCAGCCCGACCAAGCCCGATCAAGCTATTTTGGCCTGGTCGGGCTCGGTCGGCAAGGGCGATCGGGGTCGGTCTACCTTGATCGGTATCGATCTGGCTTCCTACACGACATTTTTTGGCATGCCAAAAAATATCGTGTAGGAGTCGTGAAGGCAAGCCATCGTACAGCGATCGTGTACTGGTCGAGTAGAGATCGAGTTGATCGAAAATCGAGCGTGTAGAGGTCTAGTTTGGTCGGGGTGGATTTTTTCCGCCGATCACTACCCGATCATCTCGATTCACACACAACTTCTACACGATTGGTTCCCGATCAACTCGATCAACAACTCAACTGCTTCACGATCGATACATGTCTGCCCTGAACATTTACTCGACCGAACTCGCTCACTTCTCGACAGCTTTACGATCACATCCCAATCACTTCTCGACCGCACTCGGATCTTTCGGATCGCAACTCAACCAAGGGCAAAGACACAATTACGTGCTGATCTTATCACATTTTCTTCGTACCAGTAGGCCTATTATTACTTTTTACTATtacttttgtatataaaaaatatcagtaaGAGCAATTCTTTAAATTCCTTATACATTAAACGTGGACCCCTATGAAAAACAAGTCCCACAAGtggcaaataaataaataaatgtataatttccTTGTAATACCCGCCcccaaaagagagagagagagaatgaatgATCATTTACAGTGGTAGGCCTATAATTTATGAACATTGATTTTATTCAGACTGAATTCAAAACCCGGAGGTCCATGCGTCGAATGCTCACTCAGGATGAACAGATGAAGAGGACGATCTCGTGACGTGGCTGAGGGAGCACACCTTTCTGTACGATAAGTCATCTGCCCAGttcaaaatgagagaaaaaaagagcagGACATGGCGGGAAAAGGAGGACGAATTGGACTTGAATCCCGGAGATCTGTCATCGATTTGGTATCTCAACATGAGAACCCTGTTTTCGAGACTCATCAAGACATCTCGCAAGTCAGGATCTGGTGCTGCAGAGCGAACAGCAAGACAGGAATGGATTCTgaacaaatttgaattcatCCGGCCATACCTGGTTCAGTTGCGTCATCAGAGAGGATCcaatgtaagatttttttcttctctctctctctttctttttcctttcttttttccttcttcaatTTTTCGGCAAAAGGCTTTTGGAATAACACCCAGTAAACCCTTGTATCAAATAAGTACTCCAGATAGCCTGTCAACATACTCTatcagataaaaacaaaatgccaaAAGACCATGGGACAATGAGATTTAGTGCCAATTACAGTGTGCTTTTCAattataaaaatgttgatattgtaGTCCAACTCTAATGAatgttcacattgtgcataatatggATGGATATACAGATATTTCCATTTACTTTATGTCCAATATATTTGTAGTTTGCTGAAAAGAGGAAGGAGCTTGCCCCAGAGGAaacagatgatgatggtgatgccgCTTCTGATTTGTCAGCACCATCAACTTCATCTGGAGGCGGTCAAAAAGCAGCTAGTGCAATCTCCTCGCTGACATCTGAGTTGGAGTCCGTGCGTGGTGCCATTACAGGTGCACGGGATGCAGCTTCTCAGAGTGGCCAGTTATTGGTGTACTTGATGCGCCAAATGGATCAGCAAAGGATGAAATCGTTCATCACCCGAGTCACTAGGCAGGCTCTCGACCTTGTGGATGAGAGCCGAGAGGAGAAATTGCGACTGACAGCTCAGAAGGCAGCTCCGCAGGCACCTAAGCAGGCAACAACATCAATGTTTACCCTACCTAATCTTCCCTCACATCAGTTCTCAGCAAACAGAAGACGAGCTCCCCCTTCATCAGCCGCTGGATTAGCAGGGCAACACCACCAGCAGTTCAGACAGCAGCAACAACTTCAGGACTTTCAGCTTGCCACAAACATAGCTGCAGCTGCACCACCAGCCCATCTCACTCCTCAGATGTCATACTATTCCCATCTACAGCCACCCAATGTGCAACCTTTTCTCTCGCAACAGCCAGAGAGCAATTTCCCTGCAGCTGTCTCAACAACCACTACATCTGTCATCCGTCGTGCCATGGATATTGTCTGTACACCAAGCACTTCCTTCAGCCTCAGCCAAGAGACAATTGAAGCAGACATTGACGACTCTAGCATCTGTCATCAGATTGACTGAAATGGGCCTATCATTGTAAGAACCGTCATGTCAAAAGCAGCACGGGACGCGCAGGACCTATGTGAATGAACTGTGAAAGAACTCGGTATCAGTACTTAAGTCCTTGAACAAAGTTTTACATCTTTGACTTTTGACATTTCTGTTAGAGAATAAGACTTGATATTTGGGTGTTTTTGAATGGCATTTGTCCAACTTCGGGTTTTCTTACAAGTTTATCAGAACTAAAAACATTCTTCATCACGTTATTTATTGAATACCATAGCATAGTTAAAaacatgttgatttttttcttaaaagtgaaAGGAGTTGTCATAGACAATCACGGCTAAGTTTACGTTTGACTTGGCCCAAACTTTCCATGATTTCATAGATATTGCAAATGTGGTTCGTGATCAAAGGAAATGAATAAACACTCCAGTGATGTCGAATGACATAAGGTTTTGTTCGAAGTAGAGTTTCGGAACTTATTTTTAGAAGTTTAGTTAATTTCAATTCCAAGAAATTTTGgtgttcttttctttctttttattgctTTGTACTTTGAACCTTGGTTATCTTTCAGATCATAATATCTTTCACAGACTAGTTGTTCAAGTTTGtatcattacttttttattcGCTGTATAAGCCAAACTGGATGCATTCAACTGGCACTGAACCTGTGTTATTTAATGCAGTAGCACAAGAAACACtaatacaaaaatttcaaagcTCCGCGAATAGTCAATGGTGACTGTAATGAGAACTCCGAAGTGCCCAATGGATGCTGGCTTTATTCTTAAAGCGAACGTTGATTTTGTAAACGTTGACACTGTTTAAGAGAGCTTGtgttattaacattattatttcatgatgTTGGGATAATGTGCTTCCTTTCCTGTTGTGTTAGAGCTAAAGAGAATTTCATCTTTATTAATTCTTTATGAAGTTTTGTGTTTTTGGAAGTTTGAATCATACCGTCTTTAGGTATTCCACGAGCACGTAATATCTGTTGAATTTGATATCGAGTGTACTGTGGAATGTCTAAAAGCAGGGCAGgaaacatttcaaatattttaaagttccaaaaagaagatgaaaaaaaagcagTGTTGTGAGCTCAGAAGTGCCGAATTACTGACTTTGTAATATGTAAaatctgttttcttttctttgataaaACTTTACTGTGTAAGTTGTGCTATTAAAAGTTAAATTTTGTGTACCTTTTATGCTGTtgggaaaatatatatttcttatgcTGTAGTGTGTAATCTAATCTTCACTACCATAACAATGAACTCTTTATCATGAACAAGCAATCATTCCATTATCAAAAGTGGGTCTTGTATAACCTCTCCCCAGCCTACACGCATACAACTCGAAATATCATCTTAATATGAtacattacaaaaattattAGAAAAGATAGCTGTATCATGATTATGGATCACTGTGCTATTTATTGCTAAAGTCCTTATGACTATTTAAACAGCcctttccaaaaataaaaagtgagTTTTGACATGAATATGTGGACAATCAGTAGACCTATAGTACAGTGATTAGACAGTGACAGTGAACATTACTGAAATTCAGATTGAAAGTCTTCAAAATCAGGCACGAAAGAGTTCTGCTACAGAAGGTTCTAAATCCATTTCAGTTTTGTTCCAAAGAGGTGCTAAATTCGTATCAGTTTTGTTCAAAAGGTGCTAAAcccatgaaataaaatttaaaatgtcaaaatgattGGGGGAGACCTACTTCTGTTGCAGTGTGCTTTCACACCACAATGATACATTACTTTGACGGGGGCATAATTATAGCACTTTCTATAACCCAaacttacttatttatttatttattattttttttttaataaatgaacaTTGTTTCCAAAATGTgctaaataaattcaaaatcaaagttaGTTAGTTTTTCATATGAGTATGGCGATTTTGTAGCAGATTTATACAATCCATgaacattacaaaaatatatcgCAAGAATGAACAGAAAGCCAAAATcgaacattatatatatatatactgttcGATTTGGCTTTGTGTTCATTCTTGCGATATACTCTGATGAGTGCAAGTCGAAAAGCTTTAGTATGTCTCTCTTCAATGCGATTTTCCGATTCTGTAGTACCAAACATCTTTTCAATTACAAAAATACTGTAATTCTGATGCAAAGATTATAAAGCAAGAAAATCATGCAAGAAAATTAGTTTCGATCCAAAAAGTGATAAGTTCAGTTCAGTTTGTTCGAAAAGTTTCTTatccatgaattacaaaaaaaaaaaataaattgcctaACAgtaaaagaagggggaaaaagaaacAATGAGGAGACCtagattttttcttcttaagTGTGATTTCAAAGTCCTGAGATAGAGTACTTCCGTGGGGCATAATGGTAGTTTCTAACAACACGCAAATACACCTTTTGGAAGAGAACTCCTCATATATACAGAAGAGAGCGATTAAGGAGTCACTGTAGTGAACTAAATCATATCGTGATGCCAATCCACTGAACCAGCTGGGGAATTAAAGTAGCGCTTGAGGTAGTGCCTCTGGTGGACCCCTGAAATGAGTACTGTACCATCAGCTGACGATAATGTTTGTGCAACCACAGTCAATTCACCACTGATCTTGGATCTCTTTTCGAACAAGTTGATCTGCTTGGGTCTAGATTGTGAAGAGATCGGATGGACGTCCAGCTAGTCTAGTAGGGATCGCGTTGGGATCGTATGTAGATCGGAATGATCGAGAAGAGATCTAAGTTATGGTCGAATGTACGTCGTGAAGGAGTCGTGAATGGTCGAATATGGGTCGTGAATGGTCAAATAGCGGTCGGGAAGAGCTCGTGTTTAGGCATGTGGTCGGGATTGGTCGGGGAAAAATGGGTGATCGGGCTTGGTTGGGTTGGTTTGATCGGCAGTGGGAACCTAgcattaacaagtattggcgtgtgaaactctaacaaaacgatactcttggcaaattttgcctgaaatgaatccctaaacaagtacaggaatgttttattgttacgggtcctttggttgtcagCTTTACCTTTTTggttctacacctcgcgcaaataggactctaaacacgtagtgttggggcaaaaaggacatcctttataaacattttaattttgttttatcatccccgcaaattcgaccctaaacacgtaattttcctagcgaaatagatacccttttttcattatttttgtgtttttgacacccttttcacgttacgtacgtaacgtgccctatcgtgaaaaggacatcctttttacgtgttttttggtcgcgcatggtatccactcgtcaatgtaagtgcccccccccccggggttctATCATTATGAAGATGTACCAAAATTGCATAATCATATTGTATTCGTTTCATGTCACacaatatacattttatttccGGAACATTCTTTTTTCACCATAGGATTATCATAATTCGTGCTTGGTTATGTACTGCACAACTGGCACTTCAAAGAGATATggttcttatttatttttattttttggtcatAGCGGGCGGAGGGAATCTATACCGAACTCAGGAAGGACCGGCCGTCGCATTCCTCAGGGCCAGGTGCAAGCTACTACATGGACCTAAAGCCTACCAATCCTACATCAACCGCCGAAGAGACCCCTGAAGGCACGAGAGGCCATGACTGTGATACTCCCGAGGGTTCTAATGATATGAATACCGACATGAATGATGCTCCAGTCCTCCAGGAGAGACCTGACGATGATTACGTAAGCCCTAGTTTTTCTCCCAAGGGATTTGAATATCATTACGCGAATGCAGACGGGACGATGTCCGGAAGCGAGTCAGATTACCATCAGTATTTCAACCATGCTCCCTCGGGAGAAGGAGATGAGACTACCGCTCACATTTATCTGGATATGAAACCTATCCAGATGCCGTCAACTTCTGTTGGAGTGTCTTCCATGGAAGATAAGCTACCAGATAAAGACGAAGTTGTGTATGCCAACACATGATTAATCATAGGAATTTGCGACTCATGAGACCGGGAATATTTTGTTCTTTCGTACGAAATAAGAAATTGTTAATCACCTAAGATTTCCTCTATATCAAATTAGGAACTCaagttgaaattgaaaaaggCGATATACAAAGggtgattttgttttgt from Lytechinus variegatus isolate NC3 chromosome 8, Lvar_3.0, whole genome shotgun sequence includes the following:
- the LOC121419722 gene encoding uncharacterized protein LOC121419722, whose amino-acid sequence is MREKKSRTWREKEDELDLNPGDLSSIWYLNMRTLFSRLIKTSRKSGSGAAERTARQEWILNKFEFIRPYLVQLRHQRGSNFAEKRKELAPEETDDDGDAASDLSAPSTSSGGGQKAASAISSLTSELESVRGAITGARDAASQSGQLLVYLMRQMDQQRMKSFITRVTRQALDLVDESREEKLRLTAQKAAPQAPKQATTSMFTLPNLPSHQFSANRRRAPPSSAAGLAGQHHQQFRQQQQLQDFQLATNIAAAAPPAHLTPQMSYYSHLQPPNVQPFLSQQPESNFPAAVSTTTTSVIRRAMDIVCTPSTSFSLSQETIEADIDDSSICHQID